The genomic segment TCTCTCTAATAAAAATCCCAACTTTCTGTCACTTTCCCGAGAAACATCAGGACTTTCCGGGAAAATTTCcaaacatttcttttttaatggagGCACTACCGGACCACCTCCGGTGCAAGAGAACAGACGGCCGGCAATGGCGGTGCAACCGGCGGGTGATGGAGGATAAGAAGCTCTGTGAAATTCACCACCTTCAAGGCCGCCATAGGCAGTATAGAAGGAAAGTTCCAGAGAATTTGAAATTGCAGAGAAAGAAGAGCAAGAAATCAGCAACATCAAGTTCTAATGCTGAAACCCTAATTAGGGTTTCATCAAAAGAGGGGAAATTAGGGAAATttaagaagaaaggaaagaaattgaagagagGGGATTTACAGTTGGATTTGATTAGGATGGTTTTACAGAAAGAAATGGAGAAaagtaagaaaaggaaaagttttTCAGAGAAAGTAAGTGTTGATAATggtgatgataatgataatgtgAATGACTGTAGTGAGAgtgaagaaggagaaggagaagagttAATGAGAAATTTGCCAAATGGGTTCATGGCAATATCACCTGCTAAGAGTTTTGGGAATGGCAATGTGGGTTGTTCTAGTTCACATTGTGATATTAAGATTGGAGGAGATGTTTTTAACGGGGCTAGTACTGCTAGAAGATGTTTTAGGTCTAAAAATGTTGAGCCAATGCCAATTGGGAAATTGCAGgttggttttgttgtttgtttggtATTTGAGTTGtgttttgaaagtttttgtatttcatttttttattgattggttTTTGTAGGTTTTGCCGTATAAGAGGGATGGAGTGAGATTGAGGaaggggaagaggaagaagtgcCACTGGTGTAGGAGTAGTAGATCGAGGACATTGATTAGGTGTTCGAGTTGTCGGAAAGAGTATTATTGCTTGGATTGCATCAAAGAGCAGTATGTTGTTTCTGcatgttaatttgtttaatttgactTGTATTCTTTGCTCGGTGCCAGATATCTTACCCTTTTGAAGCTTATGTGCAAAAGGTTGTCATTTTTTGTATGGAACAAGCATTGGTTATAATAATGTGGACTGTTTAATAATTATTGTATCCTTTAGGCCAACTGTTTTCTATATATAGCTCCAGCTATTGCTGAAAACAGTGATTTTGTGATTTCAGCCTAATGCTCTGTCTTTAGGAGTAAAATCTGACTTGTGAttcttgattttgaaatgaatttaggTATTTGGAAACACAAGAAGAAGTTAGGATGGAATGTCCTATGTGTCGTGGAACTTGCAGCTGTAAGGTCTGCTCAGCGATTCAAAGTAGGGACATTGCATGTAAGGTCTGACTTCTAATTTTTCTATGCGAGCTAGACGTAGTACTTTCATATTTCTTGCTGAATCATGATGTCTAAATATATGCAAAAACTATTATGTCACAGGACTTGTCCAAGGAGAAAAGTGAAGTAGACAACGTTTTACATTTTCATTATTTGATTTGCATGCTTCTTCCCATActgaaacaaataaatcaagatcaGAGCATTGAGCTAGAAATAGAGGCGAAAATAAAAGGTAGTGATCATAGTTCTACTTCTTGATATTCTGCAATAGATTTCCACTTTTCATAGCTTATTGTAGAATGTCCATAGAAGTTCTTTTTATAATGTCCTTCATTCTGTGATAGGCCAGAAGCCTTCTGAAGTTCAAATCCAGCAGGCTGAAGTCAGCTGCAATAAGCAATGTTGCTGGTATATAATCTGCCTCTGAAAAAGTTATGATGATCTGCTAATATTTAACGTATCTGATTTCAATTTGTTATCTGCTCTCTGGTGCATGGTATGACTTTTGGAGCAGCAATAACTGCAAGACTTCCATAGTGGATTTCCATAGGAGCTGTCCTGAGTGTTCCTATAACCTTTGCTTAAGTTGTTGTCGGGATATTTTTCATGGGGGCGTACATGGAGGTGTTAAAACTCTTTTATGCAAATGTCCAAATGGAAGGAAAGCTTGTATACCTGGCAAACGACTTTCGGAAAGGAAATCACTTTGTACCACAAAGCGGAGTTACAGCAGCAAATATCTTGGTTCGACATTCTCACCTTGTCGGAGTGCTGTGGATCGTAATGGTGGTATACCTTGTCCCTCTAGAAAGTTTGGAGGTTGTGGTGGTAGCCTACTTGATTTGAGTTGCATTTTCCCCTTATGTTGGACAAAAGATCTGGAAGTAAGTGCAGAAGAATTAGTTGGCTGCTATGAGTTACCAGAAACCTTGGATGTTCAATCATGTTGCTCATTATGTGTTGGGATGGATTGTGAATCTAACGGTATTGAACAGCTGCAAGAAGCAGCTGCAAGAGAAGATTCTGGTGATAACCTTTTATATTATCCAACCATCATGGATGTTCGCAGTGATAACCTAGAACACTTTCAGAAGCACTGGGGCAGAGGTCAGCCTGTGATAGTTCGTAATGTGCTTCAGAGTACATCTGATTTGAGTTGGGATCCAATAGTCATGTTCTGCAATTATCTTAAGAATAATGCTGCCAGATCTCAAAATGGGCAAGCTACAGATTGCTCGGACTGGTTTGAGGTTAGTGTTTTTCTCAGCCATGTGCTGTGTTAATATGCTGTGTGGTCGTGCATGTGCCTagtgtgtttcttttttaaatgtcaAATATCAGATGGTGTCAGTATTTTGTACCAAGAAACCAGCATAgttcaaaataatatcaaggctttctcttcaatttctgGTGAACATATGAGTTATTAGAAGACGAATTAATCTCTTGTACATTACTGAGTTGTTACCTGTTGGTTTtacttggggggggggggggggattgaGCGGTGAAAATTGGTTACATTATGAATTTGGAGTGTTTAATGTTTCTGTACAtgcaaatataaaaacaaatctctgTGCGATATATTTGTGAGTTGTAAAGCTTTAAATTATAAGAGGAATAGAAATATGTTGGTACAAAATTCcttgaaaacaataattaattgtttgtgGCTGGAAGGTTCCTTTCCAATTTCTCTGATTTTCAAAGAATTTGACGCTCTGGAGGACGTAAATAAATGTAGCTGCTAGCCTTGAAAGATTCCTAGAGGATGCTAGAGAATCtagaatatttttcaaaatatcttattttttctcGTTAGTTTGGCTGCTAACTGTTAAATCAGCATAATCTAGCTTCCAAACTTTTGGGGCATTTCACTTCTCTTTTCCGCTTTATCCGACTTCAggacattttctttttcaagttgCAAAATGCCAGgttcttcttcttaatttgaTTGTGATGGAAAAACTTGTGCTAATGGCTGTCTTTAGGGAAAATGTTCATATGCATTATATTTACTTCATGAAAAGAAATTAGACTGATTTGGACTATAAGCTTAGCACTGCTTTATATTCTATGCTCCTGCGAACTGTTTAGTGTTTTCCATTTAACACCTTttctttgaaatctttttttccctttttcatgATAATGAACATTTTGCAATTCTGATTTCCTGCTGctttttgctcctttttttctGGTCAAGAATTTGAGACCAAAACTCTAATTCTCAACAATTTTTCTTTGGTGTGGCAGGTAGAAATTGGTATAAGACAGATGTTTATGGGGTCTTTTAAGGGCCTGACGAATGCCAACATATGGCATGAGAAGCTGAAATTGAAGGGTTTGCTTTCTTCTTATTTATTCCAAGAACATTTTCCAGTTCATTATAGTCACGTCCTTCAGGCTCTACCACTTCCAGAATACATGGACCCCATTTCAGGTGTTCTAAACATTGCTGCAGATTTGGGGCAGGAAACCTCAAAGTCTGATCTGGGTCCTTGTCTTTATATCTCATATGGAAGTGGTGAGAATCTTTCACAGGCTGATTCTGTGACAAAACTGCGTTATAATTCATATGATGTGGTAAGTGTGGCTCTATTTAAATTATATCACAGTCTAATCCTCTTTAGATTTTTCCCtgaactttgattttaatttactttgtgaatttctttttcctattctttttcttgattggcACCCACACACGC from the Populus nigra chromosome 9, ddPopNigr1.1, whole genome shotgun sequence genome contains:
- the LOC133702669 gene encoding lysine-specific demethylase JMJ28-like isoform X1 translates to MEALPDHLRCKRTDGRQWRCNRRVMEDKKLCEIHHLQGRHRQYRRKVPENLKLQRKKSKKSATSSSNAETLIRVSSKEGKLGKFKKKGKKLKRGDLQLDLIRMVLQKEMEKSKKRKSFSEKVSVDNGDDNDNVNDCSESEEGEGEELMRNLPNGFMAISPAKSFGNGNVGCSSSHCDIKIGGDVFNGASTARRCFRSKNVEPMPIGKLQVLPYKRDGVRLRKGKRKKCHWCRSSRSRTLIRCSSCRKEYYCLDCIKEQYLETQEEVRMECPMCRGTCSCKVCSAIQSRDIACKDLSKEKSEVDNVLHFHYLICMLLPILKQINQDQSIELEIEAKIKGQKPSEVQIQQAEVSCNKQCCCNNCKTSIVDFHRSCPECSYNLCLSCCRDIFHGGVHGGVKTLLCKCPNGRKACIPGKRLSERKSLCTTKRSYSSKYLGSTFSPCRSAVDRNGGIPCPSRKFGGCGGSLLDLSCIFPLCWTKDLEVSAEELVGCYELPETLDVQSCCSLCVGMDCESNGIEQLQEAAAREDSGDNLLYYPTIMDVRSDNLEHFQKHWGRGQPVIVRNVLQSTSDLSWDPIVMFCNYLKNNAARSQNGQATDCSDWFEVEIGIRQMFMGSFKGLTNANIWHEKLKLKGLLSSYLFQEHFPVHYSHVLQALPLPEYMDPISGVLNIAADLGQETSKSDLGPCLYISYGSGENLSQADSVTKLRYNSYDVVNILAHATDVPVSTKQLNYIRKLMTKHKDQNKESGEAPLDEENIEVELHDMFREDMQVNKKVARVSWFSAARHETHASNLKDRDVFHNGDSGSDSDSDSHTDTDTEVSKFFFGPVKSSRSSDNLKFHGNHSETSNHFISESCGAQWDVFRKQDVPKLVEYLRRHSNEFTHTNGFQKHMVHPILDQNFFLDAYHKMRLKEEFKIEPWSFDQHIGEAVIVPAGCPYQIRNLKSCVSVVLDFLSPENVTECIQLMDEFRQLPENHKAKVDSLEVKKMALHSISRAVRKIHELTRAETSMDLNG
- the LOC133702669 gene encoding lysine-specific demethylase JMJ28-like isoform X2, with product MEALPDHLRCKRTDGRQWRCNRRVMEDKKLCEIHHLQGRHRQYRRKVPENLKLQRKKSKKSATSSSNAETLIRVSSKEGKLGKFKKKGKKLKRGDLQLDLIRMVLQKEMEKSKKRKSFSEKVSVDNGDDNDNVNDCSESEEGEGEELMRNLPNGFMAISPAKSFGNGNVGCSSSHCDIKIGGDVFNGASTARRCFRSKNVEPMPIGKLQVLPYKRDGVRLRKGKRKKCHWCRSSRSRTLIRCSSCRKEYYCLDCIKEQYLETQEEVRMECPMCRGTCSCKVCSAIQSRDIACKDLSKEKSEVDNVLHFHYLICMLLPILKQINQDQSIELEIEAKIKGQKPSEVQIQQAEVSCNKQCCCNNCKTSIVDFHRSCPECSYNLCLSCCRDIFHGGVHGGVKTLLCKCPNGRKACIPGKRLSERKSLCTTKRSYSSKYLGSTFSPCRSAVDRNGGIPCPSRKFGGCGGSLLDLSCIFPLCWTKDLEVSAEELVGCYELPETLDVQSCCSLCVGMDCESNGIEQLQEAAAREDSGDNLLYYPTIMDVRSDNLEHFQKHWGRGQPVIVRNVLQSTSDLSWDPIVMFCNYLKNNAARSQNGQATDCSDWFEVEIGIRQMFMGSFKGLTNANIWHEKLKLKGLLSSYLFQEHFPVHYSHVLQALPLPEYMDPISGVLNIAADLGQETSKSDLGPCLYISYGSGENLSQADSVTKLRYNSYDVVNILAHATDVPVSTKQLNYIRKLMTKHKDQNKESGEAPLDEENIEVELHDMFREDMQVNKKVARVSWFSAARHETHASNLKDRDVFHNGDSGSDSDSDSHTDTDTEVSKFFFGPVKSSRSSDNLKFHGNHSETSNHFISESCGAQWDVFRKQDVPKLVEYLRRHSNEFTHTNGFQKHMVHPILDQNFFLDAYHKMRLKEEFKIEPWSFDQHIGEAVIVPAGCPYQIRNLKSCVSVVLDFLSPENVTECIQLMDEFRQLPENHKAKVDSLEVKKMALHSISRAVRKIHELTRAE